One region of candidate division KSB1 bacterium genomic DNA includes:
- a CDS encoding HAD-IB family phosphatase yields the protein MVHNLCSKKALDTSQKSILFFSSALNFTLKGNWVNAFKGNRLYLKDLPVDRINKTSLLFFEINIVPALSADGKETIDRYRSQGYKILIMSGSPEFLTLSLENIFHPEKIISTNLETREGRYIGQISGMHLYGKHKTRILKNLQTELEIDFEKSIVFANHHADADHMDLFGEAVAVNPTQKLKSIAEEKSWRIEFWA from the coding sequence ATGGTTCATAACTTATGCAGTAAAAAGGCGCTTGATACCTCTCAAAAATCTATTCTATTTTTTTCTTCAGCTTTAAATTTTACTTTGAAAGGAAATTGGGTAAACGCGTTTAAAGGGAATAGGCTGTATTTAAAAGATTTACCAGTGGATAGAATAAATAAAACAAGTCTTCTCTTCTTTGAAATAAACATTGTACCTGCTTTATCTGCTGATGGCAAGGAAACAATAGATCGCTACCGCAGTCAAGGGTATAAAATACTGATCATGAGCGGATCGCCGGAATTTCTGACGCTTTCCCTGGAAAATATTTTTCATCCCGAAAAAATAATCTCCACGAATCTGGAAACCAGAGAAGGCAGGTATATCGGCCAAATTTCCGGAATGCATCTTTACGGAAAACACAAAACCCGGATCCTGAAAAACTTACAAACTGAATTGGAGATCGATTTCGAAAAATCGATTGTATTTGCTAATCATCATGCAGATGCAGATCACATGGATTTATTTGGGGAAGCAGTGGCGGTAAATCCCACGCAAAAATTAAAATCTATTGCAGAAGAGAAGAGTTG